In the genome of Gemmatimonadota bacterium, one region contains:
- a CDS encoding chromate resistance protein ChrB domain-containing protein, which produces MADEKARDWLVLIHQLPAEPASLRLRILRRLKAVGAVALKNSVYLLPDTPDTREDLHWIRREVIDGGGDATLSVARFLEGVPRGQLEALFREERDREYAEIAQAVKEDPDRTGVGKLRRRLDAVIARDHFDAAGRAAAEHALRMLEQDQSGGGVHVGGDVQEKPDGATWVTRRGAFIDRLASAWLIRRFIDPGARFRFVDPDAYEHAEGELRFDMFEGEYTHEGERCTFETLVARFGLRDVGLMPLSEIVHDIDCKDDRFGRPEAPGIATVVRGIGAEHERDEDRLASASHLFDGLFARFTAAPD; this is translated from the coding sequence GTGGCGGACGAGAAGGCGCGTGACTGGTTGGTCCTCATCCACCAACTGCCGGCGGAGCCGGCGTCGCTGCGGCTCCGAATCCTGCGCCGCCTGAAGGCCGTCGGCGCGGTGGCGCTCAAGAACTCCGTTTACCTGTTGCCCGACACGCCGGACACGCGCGAGGACCTGCACTGGATCCGGCGCGAAGTGATCGACGGAGGCGGAGACGCCACGCTGTCGGTGGCTCGCTTCCTCGAGGGCGTGCCGCGCGGGCAACTGGAGGCGCTGTTCAGGGAAGAGCGGGACCGGGAGTACGCGGAAATCGCGCAGGCCGTCAAGGAGGATCCGGACCGCACCGGTGTCGGCAAGTTGCGGCGTCGTCTGGACGCCGTCATCGCGCGGGACCACTTCGACGCCGCCGGCCGCGCGGCCGCCGAGCACGCGCTACGGATGCTGGAGCAAGACCAGTCGGGCGGCGGCGTACACGTTGGAGGTGACGTGCAAGAAAAACCGGACGGCGCGACCTGGGTCACCAGGCGCGGCGCGTTCATCGACCGGCTGGCCAGCGCATGGCTCATCCGGCGGTTCATCGACCCGGGTGCGCGTTTTCGCTTCGTAGACCCCGACGCCTATGAGCACGCCGAGGGCGAGCTCCGCTTCGACATGTTCGAGGGCGAATACACGCACGAAGGCGAGCGCTGCACGTTCGAGACGCTCGTGGCTCGCTTCGGCCTGCGTGACGTTGGCCTGATGCCGCTCTCCGAGATCGTCCACGACATCGACTGCAAGGACGACCGGTTCGGTCGGCCCGAGGCACCCGGTATCGCTACCGTGGTGCGCGGGATCGGCGCCGAGCACGAGCGCGACGAAGATCGTCTCGCGTCCGCTTCCCATCTCTTCGACGGGCTGTTCGCTCGTTTCACGGCCGCTCCGGATTGA
- a CDS encoding ornithine cyclodeaminase family protein codes for MSSPRDTLLLGAEDVAALLDYPACIDAVEAAFRTRGEGRMPRAAICGVHVDGGGFHVKAAALPSAPPYFASKTNANFPANPAAHGLPTIQGLLLLFDAERGVPLAIMDSAEITLRRTAAATAVAAKHLARPESRVLTIIGCGAQGRASVAALSAVLPLERVYALDSDPRAASSFAADTAAAYGVQVLPVQRLGDDTRASDVFVTCTPSLEFVLGPEDVGEGAFVAGVGADNGIKRELSPALLATGRLIPDVLEQAAEIGDLHHALESGELELGAVAADLGQVVAGTKPGRTSPEEITIFDSTGTAIQDVASAALVYERAITAGRGASFRFFGGSRVPALVSPRFVPKL; via the coding sequence TTGAGTTCGCCACGCGATACCCTGCTGTTGGGCGCCGAGGATGTGGCGGCGCTGCTGGATTACCCGGCCTGCATCGACGCCGTCGAAGCGGCGTTCCGAACGCGCGGCGAGGGCCGGATGCCGCGCGCGGCCATCTGCGGCGTGCACGTGGACGGGGGCGGCTTTCACGTGAAGGCCGCGGCGCTGCCGTCCGCGCCGCCCTACTTCGCGTCCAAGACGAACGCCAATTTCCCGGCCAATCCCGCGGCCCACGGCTTGCCCACCATCCAGGGCCTGCTGCTGCTCTTCGACGCGGAGCGGGGCGTACCGCTCGCGATCATGGACTCGGCGGAGATCACCCTCCGACGGACCGCGGCGGCAACGGCGGTCGCGGCGAAGCACCTGGCCAGGCCGGAGTCGAGGGTGCTGACGATCATCGGGTGCGGGGCGCAGGGACGGGCCAGCGTCGCGGCGCTGTCCGCGGTGCTTCCCCTGGAGCGCGTGTACGCGCTCGACTCGGATCCGCGCGCGGCGTCGTCGTTCGCCGCGGACACGGCCGCGGCCTACGGCGTGCAGGTGCTACCGGTTCAACGCCTCGGGGACGACACCCGGGCCAGCGACGTGTTCGTCACGTGCACCCCTTCGCTCGAGTTCGTCCTGGGACCCGAGGATGTGGGCGAGGGCGCGTTCGTGGCAGGGGTGGGAGCGGACAACGGAATCAAGCGAGAGCTCTCGCCCGCGCTCCTCGCGACGGGGCGGCTCATCCCCGACGTGTTGGAGCAGGCCGCCGAAATCGGCGATCTGCACCACGCGCTGGAGTCGGGCGAGCTGGAGCTGGGCGCGGTCGCGGCCGACCTGGGCCAGGTCGTGGCGGGCACGAAGCCCGGGCGGACCTCCCCCGAGGAGATCACGATCTTCGATTCGACGGGCACGGCGATCCAGGACGTGGCCTCGGCCGCGCTGGTCTACGAGCGCGCGATCACCGCGGGCAGGGGCGCATCCTTCCGGTTCTTCGGCGGGAGCCGGGTGCCGGCGTTGGTCAGCCCTCGCTTCGTGCCCAAGTTGTAG
- a CDS encoding DUF1330 domain-containing protein, producing the protein MAHEILVALDVTDEEEYRTYRLRMTPILESYGGRFAYDFRVSEVLKSDSEEPINRVFTIRFPDPDARRRFFADPEYLKVREEHFVPSAGGARVIGEWQT; encoded by the coding sequence ATGGCACACGAGATCCTGGTCGCTCTGGATGTGACCGACGAGGAGGAATACCGCACCTACCGGCTGCGCATGACGCCCATCCTGGAGTCGTACGGGGGACGGTTCGCCTACGACTTTCGCGTGTCCGAGGTGCTGAAGTCCGACTCGGAGGAACCGATCAACCGCGTCTTCACGATTCGCTTCCCCGACCCCGACGCGCGCCGGCGCTTCTTCGCGGACCCCGAATACCTGAAGGTCCGGGAAGAGCACTTCGTCCCCTCGGCGGGAGGCGCGCGGGTGATCGGAGAGTGGCAGACCTAG
- a CDS encoding succinate dehydrogenase has protein sequence MSSGTSTPARPTVRTLPASPPPLSRPLPARRFAETSRTDAWWSKPGVVFLALTGFIVYSTWAAFQGAHYTFGPYLSPFYSPELFGASGHAWFGAKPAWYPGWMPWSPAFLILWAPAGFRLTCYYYRGAYYKSHWADPPACAVGEPRKTYLGERHFPLLLQNAHRYFLYLALAFLLILGYDVWRALWFTDPATGATEFGIGVGTLVLALNVTLLGGYTFGCHSLRHLVGGKLTQISKRPLRQKAYSCASRFNRRHMTWAWFSLFWVAFSDVYVRLCSMGIWVDWKIL, from the coding sequence ATGAGCTCTGGGACGTCCACGCCCGCCCGCCCCACGGTACGTACCCTGCCCGCCTCGCCGCCTCCCCTGTCGCGACCGCTGCCCGCGAGGCGTTTCGCGGAGACCTCCCGCACCGACGCGTGGTGGAGCAAACCTGGCGTCGTCTTCCTCGCACTCACCGGCTTCATCGTGTATTCCACCTGGGCGGCGTTCCAGGGCGCGCATTACACGTTCGGACCCTACCTGTCGCCGTTCTACTCGCCGGAGCTGTTCGGCGCATCGGGGCACGCCTGGTTCGGGGCCAAGCCGGCGTGGTATCCGGGCTGGATGCCGTGGTCGCCCGCGTTCCTGATCCTGTGGGCGCCCGCCGGCTTTCGACTTACCTGCTACTACTACCGCGGCGCGTACTACAAGTCGCACTGGGCGGACCCGCCGGCGTGCGCGGTTGGCGAGCCCCGCAAGACGTATCTGGGCGAGCGGCACTTCCCGCTGCTGCTCCAGAACGCGCACCGCTACTTCCTGTATCTGGCGCTCGCCTTCCTGCTGATCCTGGGCTACGACGTGTGGCGGGCGCTCTGGTTCACCGACCCCGCGACGGGCGCGACCGAGTTCGGCATCGGGGTGGGCACGCTGGTGCTGGCGCTCAACGTGACCCTGCTCGGCGGCTACACCTTCGGCTGTCACTCGCTGCGACACCTGGTGGGCGGAAAGCTCACCCAGATCTCGAAGAGGCCGCTGCGGCAGAAGGCGTACTCGTGCGCGAGCCGTTTCAACCGCCGGCACATGACCTGGGCCTGGTTCAGCCTGTTCTGGGTGGCGTTCTCCGACGTCTACGTACGGCTGTGCTCGATGGGCATCTGGGTCGACTGGAAGATCCTGTGA
- a CDS encoding fumarate reductase/succinate dehydrogenase flavoprotein subunit: protein MSYETIEHDVLIIGAGGAGLRAAIEASAAGVSVGVVCKSLLGKAHTVMAEGGIAASLANVDERDGWRVHFADTMRGGAYLNNWRMAELHAREAPERVHELESWGALFDRTADGRILQRNFGGHAYPRLAHVGDRTGLEMIRTLQDHGIHRGIDVHMEVSVVRLLKDGGRITGAVAYERERGRFLVFRAGAVVLATGGTGRAYLITSNSWECTGDGHTLAYDAGAELTDMEFVQFHPTGMVWPPSVRGILVTEGVRGEGGVLKNSEGRRFMFDDIPPLYTDQTADNPEEGWRYTQGDREARRPPELLTRDHVARCIVREVREGRGSPHGGVFLDIAWIGEKLPQAEAHIKRKLPSMYHQFRQLANIDITRQPMEVGPTTHYSMGGIRVHAETQMSGVPGLFAAGECAGGLHGANRLGGNSLSDLLVFGKRAGEHASAFARENPAAAIDESAVREATGTMLAPFDEVSGAATDVGPYRLQGELQEVMQGGVGIVRSAESIQAALDEIGALRERAARIRVPGNREYNPGWHTALDLHNLLTVAEAIARAALERTESRGAHTRADHPDKDAAWGDANLVVKKAPDGDMIVSRSPIPDIPEGLRRIIEEMG from the coding sequence ATGAGCTATGAGACGATCGAGCACGACGTGCTCATCATCGGCGCCGGCGGAGCCGGCCTCAGGGCCGCCATCGAGGCGTCCGCCGCCGGGGTCTCGGTGGGGGTCGTATGCAAATCGCTCCTGGGCAAGGCGCACACGGTCATGGCGGAGGGGGGCATCGCGGCGTCCCTGGCCAACGTGGACGAGCGCGACGGCTGGCGCGTCCACTTCGCCGATACCATGCGCGGCGGCGCCTACCTCAACAACTGGCGCATGGCGGAGCTGCACGCCCGCGAAGCACCCGAGCGCGTGCATGAATTGGAGTCGTGGGGAGCGCTGTTCGACCGCACGGCCGACGGCCGCATCCTGCAGCGCAACTTCGGCGGCCACGCCTATCCCCGCCTTGCTCACGTGGGTGATCGCACGGGCCTGGAGATGATCCGCACGCTTCAGGATCACGGGATCCACCGCGGCATCGACGTGCACATGGAGGTCTCCGTCGTGCGGCTGCTGAAGGACGGCGGCCGGATTACCGGGGCGGTGGCGTACGAGCGCGAACGCGGGCGCTTTCTGGTGTTCCGGGCGGGCGCCGTCGTGCTCGCGACCGGAGGCACGGGCCGGGCCTACCTGATCACCAGCAACAGCTGGGAATGCACCGGCGACGGCCACACGCTGGCCTACGACGCGGGCGCCGAGCTCACCGACATGGAGTTCGTGCAGTTCCACCCGACGGGCATGGTGTGGCCGCCCAGCGTGCGCGGGATCCTGGTGACCGAGGGGGTGCGCGGGGAGGGCGGCGTCCTCAAGAACAGCGAGGGGCGTCGCTTCATGTTCGACGACATCCCGCCGCTGTATACGGATCAGACCGCGGACAATCCCGAAGAAGGGTGGCGCTACACGCAGGGCGACCGCGAGGCTCGCCGCCCGCCGGAGTTGCTCACGCGCGATCACGTGGCTCGCTGCATCGTGCGCGAGGTCCGCGAGGGGCGCGGCAGCCCGCACGGGGGGGTGTTCCTGGACATCGCCTGGATCGGGGAAAAGCTCCCCCAGGCCGAGGCCCACATCAAGCGCAAGCTCCCCAGCATGTACCACCAGTTCAGGCAGCTCGCCAACATCGACATCACCCGGCAGCCGATGGAGGTAGGCCCGACCACGCACTACTCGATGGGCGGGATCCGCGTGCACGCCGAAACGCAGATGTCCGGCGTGCCGGGACTCTTCGCCGCGGGCGAGTGCGCGGGCGGGCTGCACGGCGCGAACCGGCTCGGGGGCAACTCGCTGTCCGATCTGCTGGTCTTCGGCAAACGCGCCGGCGAGCACGCCTCGGCGTTCGCGCGGGAAAACCCCGCCGCCGCGATCGACGAGTCCGCTGTCAGGGAGGCAACCGGGACGATGCTCGCGCCTTTCGACGAAGTTTCCGGAGCCGCCACGGACGTAGGACCCTATCGCCTGCAGGGCGAGCTCCAGGAAGTGATGCAGGGCGGCGTGGGGATCGTCCGTTCGGCCGAGAGCATCCAGGCTGCGCTCGACGAGATCGGCGCCCTGCGGGAGAGGGCGGCGCGCATCCGGGTGCCCGGCAATCGCGAGTACAACCCGGGCTGGCATACCGCTCTCGACCTTCACAACCTGCTCACGGTGGCGGAGGCGATCGCGCGCGCTGCGCTCGAGCGCACGGAGAGCCGCGGCGCGCACACGCGGGCCGATCATCCGGACAAGGACGCCGCCTGGGGGGACGCCAACCTGGTGGTGAAGAAGGCACCCGACGGGGACATGATCGTGTCGCGCTCGCCGATTCCCGACATCCCCGAGGGGCTGCGTCGAATCATCGAGGAGATGGGCTGA
- a CDS encoding succinate dehydrogenase/fumarate reductase iron-sulfur subunit — MATATFRIWRGDEAGEFRDYDAEIHEGMVVLDAVRRIQADQAQDLGVRWNCKAGKCGSCSAEVNGTPRLMCMTRLNELPIDRPITVEPMKSFPLVRDLVTDVSWNYEVKRRIAPFRPRPPDAADGTWRMNQSDVDRVMEFRKCIECFLCQDVCHVLRDHRLHDRFIGPRFLVHVAALEMHPLDADDRREELRKAQGVGYCNITKCCTGVCPEEIQITDNAIIPLKERVADVAYDPLSKLVQLVRGRPRAKE; from the coding sequence ATGGCGACGGCTACCTTCCGCATCTGGCGCGGCGACGAGGCGGGCGAGTTCCGGGACTACGACGCCGAGATCCACGAAGGCATGGTGGTGCTCGACGCGGTGCGCCGGATCCAGGCCGACCAGGCGCAGGACCTGGGCGTGCGCTGGAACTGCAAGGCGGGCAAGTGCGGGTCCTGCTCGGCGGAGGTGAACGGCACGCCTCGCCTGATGTGCATGACGCGCCTGAACGAGCTGCCGATCGACCGGCCTATCACCGTGGAGCCGATGAAGTCGTTCCCGCTCGTCCGGGACCTCGTGACGGACGTGTCGTGGAACTACGAGGTAAAGCGGCGCATCGCCCCGTTCAGGCCGCGCCCCCCCGACGCCGCGGACGGCACCTGGCGGATGAACCAGTCGGACGTCGACCGGGTCATGGAGTTCCGCAAGTGCATCGAGTGCTTCCTGTGTCAGGACGTCTGTCACGTGCTGCGGGACCATCGCCTGCACGACCGCTTCATAGGTCCTCGTTTTCTCGTGCACGTGGCTGCTCTGGAGATGCATCCGCTCGACGCGGACGACCGTCGGGAGGAGCTGCGCAAGGCGCAGGGGGTGGGCTACTGCAACATCACCAAGTGCTGCACTGGCGTCTGCCCCGAAGAGATTCAGATTACCGACAACGCCATCATCCCGCTCAAGGAGCGCGTGGCGGACGTCGCATACGATCCGCTCTCGAAACTGGTACAGTTGGTTCGGGGCCGGCCCCGCGCGAAGGAGTAA
- a CDS encoding GntR family transcriptional regulator: MMTTDRISRRLASRIAEHAGQPVAHVIVQDVWLSVVEGSLRTGQRLPTARELAVTLGVSPRIVEGAYGQLERLGVTTTRRGEGTFVGLSPPSEEERARYRSLHETCREAVERVEALGFDVVDLLEAIGEYRDADRGSLSRGSSA; the protein is encoded by the coding sequence ATGATGACGACCGACCGCATCTCAAGGCGCCTGGCCTCGAGGATCGCCGAGCACGCCGGGCAGCCGGTGGCCCACGTCATCGTCCAGGACGTCTGGCTGTCGGTGGTCGAAGGCAGCCTGCGCACGGGTCAGCGCCTGCCCACGGCGCGGGAGCTGGCGGTTACGCTGGGCGTGAGCCCGCGCATAGTGGAGGGCGCGTACGGCCAGCTCGAGCGGCTGGGCGTAACCACCACGCGCAGAGGAGAGGGCACCTTCGTGGGCCTCTCCCCTCCTTCCGAAGAGGAACGCGCTCGCTACCGTAGCCTGCACGAGACCTGCCGCGAGGCGGTGGAGCGCGTCGAGGCGCTGGGCTTCGACGTGGTCGACCTGCTCGAGGCGATCGGCGAGTACCGCGACGCCGACCGCGGCTCCCTCAGCCGGGGATCCAGCGCATGA
- a CDS encoding slipin family protein: MKDNSIFGRIERSTALAKRTDVNTSPNDTRYPVPALTAGLLGAGGLLGGLALAGLALPIAGAVAGVAALVIGSSIKFSDQWERAVVLRFGRYRGLRGPGFFAIVPILDRIGYHIDQRIRTTAFGAESCLTKDTVPVDVDAIAFWVVYDAERAALEVQDYQEAVILAAQTALRDAIGKHDLAELIQARKELGRGLQESLDRKMHDWGIQVQSVEIRDVVIPEALEEAMSRQAQAERERQARIILGTAETEIASKFVEAADRYTDSPVALKLRAMNMLYESIVKRGSLMVVPSGLADSLNLPGIMGMAGAAGMEAPEAAEAGAAEPRALQRRREGVD; encoded by the coding sequence ATGAAAGACAACAGCATATTCGGGCGCATCGAACGTTCGACCGCGCTCGCCAAGCGAACCGACGTGAACACCTCACCCAACGACACGCGCTATCCCGTGCCGGCTCTGACCGCCGGCCTGCTGGGCGCGGGTGGACTCCTGGGCGGCCTCGCCCTCGCGGGCCTCGCGTTGCCGATCGCGGGTGCCGTCGCGGGCGTCGCCGCGCTCGTGATCGGCTCCAGCATCAAGTTCTCCGACCAGTGGGAGCGCGCAGTGGTGCTGCGCTTCGGGCGCTACCGCGGCCTACGCGGCCCCGGTTTTTTTGCGATCGTGCCCATCCTCGACCGCATCGGTTACCACATCGACCAGCGCATCCGCACCACCGCATTCGGCGCCGAGTCGTGCCTGACCAAGGACACGGTGCCGGTGGACGTGGACGCGATAGCGTTCTGGGTCGTCTACGACGCCGAGCGCGCCGCGCTCGAGGTGCAGGACTACCAGGAGGCGGTGATCCTGGCGGCGCAGACCGCGCTGCGGGACGCCATCGGCAAGCATGACCTGGCCGAGCTGATCCAGGCCCGTAAGGAGCTCGGTCGCGGGCTCCAGGAATCGCTCGACCGCAAGATGCACGACTGGGGCATCCAGGTGCAGTCGGTGGAGATCCGCGACGTGGTGATCCCCGAGGCGCTGGAGGAGGCCATGTCGCGCCAGGCGCAGGCCGAGCGGGAGCGGCAGGCGCGCATCATCCTGGGCACCGCCGAGACCGAGATCGCCTCCAAGTTCGTGGAAGCCGCCGACCGCTACACCGACAGCCCCGTGGCGCTCAAGCTGCGCGCCATGAACATGCTCTACGAGAGCATCGTCAAGCGCGGCTCGCTCATGGTCGTGCCCTCGGGCCTCGCAGACTCGCTCAACCTGCCGGGCATCATGGGCATGGCCGGTGCGGCCGGCATGGAGGCTCCGGAGGCGGCGGAGGCCGGCGCGGCGGAGCCCCGTGCTTTGCAGAGGCGGCGAGAAGGCGTGGATTAG
- a CDS encoding LysR substrate-binding domain-containing protein, whose amino-acid sequence MNIRQLRYFLAVAEHRHFTRAAEASYVSQPALSQQIQSLERELDAPLFDRLSTGVRLTTAGRALRGYAERVLKDVENARVAVEEAVGAVRGELTVAAVHTANLSLVVRALARFRDEHPDVTVRVREESSAAVVDSVSAGRVNLGICYLPGTGESIQATPLYVEELVLVVPLGHALSGGPVPLSSLAELPLIVPPDGLCLRLGIDEALGSNGSAARIVAEISAPESICAAVRAGLGVTLLPSCYAGDSASMAGLRAIPIDPAPQRSMYAIRHADRHLCLASRAFMATLQACLGEGAADPELQPRVAAARSTA is encoded by the coding sequence ATGAACATCCGCCAGTTGCGTTACTTTCTAGCGGTCGCCGAGCACCGCCACTTCACGCGCGCGGCCGAGGCGAGTTACGTGTCCCAGCCGGCGCTTTCGCAGCAGATCCAGTCGCTCGAGCGGGAACTCGACGCGCCGCTGTTCGACCGCCTTTCCACCGGCGTGCGGCTGACCACCGCCGGGCGTGCCCTGCGCGGCTACGCGGAGCGGGTCCTGAAGGACGTGGAGAACGCGCGGGTGGCGGTAGAGGAGGCGGTCGGCGCGGTCAGGGGCGAGCTGACGGTGGCGGCTGTGCACACCGCCAACCTCTCGCTCGTCGTCCGTGCCCTCGCGCGGTTTCGCGATGAGCACCCCGACGTCACGGTACGCGTGCGTGAGGAATCGTCGGCGGCCGTGGTCGACTCCGTGAGCGCCGGCAGGGTCAACTTGGGGATCTGCTACCTCCCCGGGACCGGCGAGTCGATCCAGGCCACGCCGCTCTACGTGGAGGAGTTGGTGCTGGTGGTCCCGCTGGGGCACGCGCTGTCCGGGGGACCGGTGCCGCTATCCTCACTGGCCGAACTTCCGCTCATCGTGCCACCCGATGGCCTGTGCCTGCGCCTGGGCATCGACGAGGCGCTCGGCAGCAACGGCTCCGCGGCGCGAATCGTGGCCGAGATATCCGCGCCGGAGAGCATCTGCGCGGCCGTACGCGCGGGCCTGGGCGTGACCTTGCTGCCGTCGTGTTACGCGGGTGACAGCGCGTCGATGGCGGGGCTGAGGGCGATACCCATCGACCCCGCCCCTCAGCGCTCGATGTACGCGATCCGGCACGCGGATCGGCACCTCTGCCTGGCGTCTCGGGCGTTCATGGCCACGCTGCAAGCCTGCTTGGGTGAGGGCGCGGCGGATCCCGAGTTGCAACCGCGAGTCGCTGCGGCACGCAGCACAGCGTGA
- a CDS encoding NADPH:quinone oxidoreductase family protein translates to MSSQAYVLTRHGAPDVLRPTTRSEPRPGPGQVRVRVEAIGLNYAEILSRKGLYGWAPKLPYVLGMEAAGNIDDVGEGVGRSPGEAVVVGTQHGAYATSLVVEEAAALPAIEGFSAEENAAFPVNYLTAWVGLVESGRVHPGDRVLISPAGGGVGTAAVQIANRLGCTVIAAAGSDRKLQRVRELGADATVNYRSDRWEDRLREVAGDRGIDVALEMVGGEVFDAAKNSLAPFGRVVVAGYASLDYTLWSPLSLWRAWRGRPRMPLREMLTRSIGMSSSHVGYLVPHTGLLRRIWGDLVGFVHKHGVRPQVGHVLAFGDAAEAHRLIESRESYGKVVLRV, encoded by the coding sequence GTGAGCTCCCAAGCCTATGTCCTGACCCGCCACGGCGCTCCCGACGTGCTGCGACCCACCACGCGCAGCGAGCCACGGCCCGGCCCCGGCCAGGTGCGCGTGCGCGTAGAGGCCATCGGCCTCAACTACGCGGAGATCCTCTCCCGCAAGGGTCTCTACGGCTGGGCGCCGAAGCTACCGTACGTGCTCGGCATGGAGGCCGCGGGCAACATCGACGACGTGGGCGAGGGCGTGGGGAGGAGCCCCGGAGAGGCCGTGGTGGTCGGCACCCAGCACGGCGCATACGCCACCTCGCTAGTGGTGGAGGAGGCGGCGGCGCTTCCGGCGATCGAGGGCTTCTCCGCGGAGGAGAACGCTGCCTTCCCGGTGAATTACCTCACCGCGTGGGTAGGTCTGGTGGAATCGGGTCGTGTCCACCCGGGCGACCGGGTCCTGATCTCCCCGGCGGGGGGAGGTGTGGGCACTGCCGCCGTGCAGATTGCGAATCGGCTAGGCTGCACTGTGATCGCCGCCGCCGGCTCCGATCGGAAGCTGCAACGGGTGCGCGAACTGGGCGCCGACGCGACAGTCAATTACCGCTCCGACCGATGGGAAGATCGCCTGCGCGAAGTAGCTGGTGACCGCGGGATAGATGTCGCGCTGGAGATGGTGGGCGGCGAGGTGTTCGATGCGGCCAAGAACTCGCTGGCGCCTTTCGGGCGCGTCGTGGTAGCGGGCTACGCGTCGCTGGACTATACGCTCTGGAGCCCCCTATCACTGTGGCGCGCGTGGCGGGGCCGTCCGCGCATGCCCCTGCGCGAGATGCTCACCCGTTCGATAGGCATGTCGTCGAGCCACGTTGGGTACCTGGTACCGCACACCGGCCTGCTGCGGAGGATCTGGGGGGACCTGGTCGGGTTCGTGCATAAGCACGGCGTCCGCCCGCAGGTGGGCCATGTGCTCGCCTTTGGGGACGCGGCCGAGGCCCACCGCCTCATTGAGTCGCGGGAAAGCTACGGCAAGGTTGTGCTGCGCGTGTGA
- a CDS encoding type II secretion system F family protein: MPMFSYAARTLAGELTNGEIDLRSRDDVVGYLRKQKLIPVKVEEKKKSLGQFEIKIGTGIKTRDIVIFTRQFATMINAGLPLVQSLDILAKQTENKYLAEVIGHVLHDVESGNTLADSMRKHSKVFTDLYVNMVAAGEAGGILDVILLRLATFLEKADALKRKIKGAMIYPGVILGVAVSAVAILLIFVIPTFQTMFESAGVPLPVPTQIVIGMSAFLQAYWWAVLLGMAATVVAIRMTYKTDGGELAIDKFLLKMPILGNLLRKGAVARFTRTLGTLVASGVSILDGLEITARTAGNRVIHDAVMRSRTSIAGGETIAEPLKQTAVFPPMVVQMINVGEQTGGLDEMLTKIADFYDEEVDAAVEALLSAMEPIMIVVLGTVVGGMIVAMYLPIFDMINAVQG, translated from the coding sequence ATGCCGATGTTCAGCTACGCCGCCCGCACGCTGGCCGGCGAACTCACCAACGGCGAGATCGATCTCCGATCTCGCGACGACGTCGTGGGCTACCTGCGCAAGCAGAAGCTCATCCCGGTAAAGGTCGAGGAGAAGAAGAAGTCCCTCGGCCAATTCGAGATCAAGATCGGGACGGGCATCAAGACCCGCGACATCGTCATCTTCACCCGCCAGTTCGCGACGATGATCAACGCGGGCCTGCCGCTCGTGCAGAGCCTGGACATCCTGGCCAAGCAAACCGAGAACAAGTACCTGGCCGAGGTGATCGGGCACGTGCTCCACGACGTGGAGTCCGGCAACACGCTGGCCGACTCCATGCGCAAGCACTCCAAGGTGTTCACCGACCTGTACGTGAACATGGTCGCCGCCGGTGAGGCGGGCGGCATCCTGGACGTGATCCTGCTGCGACTCGCCACGTTCCTGGAGAAGGCGGACGCCCTCAAGCGCAAGATCAAAGGCGCAATGATCTACCCGGGCGTGATCCTGGGAGTGGCGGTGTCGGCGGTGGCGATCCTGCTGATCTTCGTGATCCCCACGTTCCAGACGATGTTCGAGAGCGCGGGAGTGCCGTTGCCCGTGCCGACTCAGATCGTGATCGGCATGAGCGCGTTCCTGCAAGCCTATTGGTGGGCTGTCTTGCTTGGCATGGCGGCCACCGTCGTGGCCATTCGCATGACCTACAAGACCGACGGCGGCGAGCTCGCCATCGACAAATTCCTGCTGAAGATGCCCATCCTGGGGAACCTGCTGCGCAAGGGCGCGGTGGCGCGCTTCACGCGCACGTTGGGTACGCTGGTGGCTTCGGGCGTTTCCATCCTGGATGGGTTGGAGATCACGGCGCGGACGGCGGGCAACCGGGTCATCCACGACGCCGTGATGCGTTCGCGGACCAGCATCGCGGGCGGAGAGACCATCGCCGAGCCGCTCAAGCAAACCGCTGTCTTCCCGCCCATGGTCGTGCAGATGATCAACGTGGGCGAGCAGACGGGCGGCCTGGACGAGATGCTCACCAAGATCGCCGACTTCTACGACGAAGAGGTGGACGCGGCGGTGGAGGCCCTGCTGAGCGCGATGGAGCCGATCATGATCGTGGTGCTCGGTACCGTGGTCGGCGGCATGATCGTGGCCATGTACCTGCCGATTTTCGACATGATCAACGCGGTGCAGGGGTAG